One part of the Schistocerca piceifrons isolate TAMUIC-IGC-003096 chromosome 7, iqSchPice1.1, whole genome shotgun sequence genome encodes these proteins:
- the LOC124709048 gene encoding piggyBac transposable element-derived protein 4-like has product MSRRGLRDEEIERLLCEIPSDEDSTVDTTDDESDYEASIVAEAIVSSEGEVSESEEESESTPPKRAADTAPTWGQQFNATSGMQFDSESGPSAFIRDIDDPEPIDIFEKIFPKELVQLIVFQTNLYATQSGKSFTPTTDNEIRTFLGINILMGIKRMPAYRDYWSSAPELHDRYIASLMAVNRFGWLLRNIHLNDNTLHPEKGHPGYDKLYKLRPVIKILSESFSKCYQPSKHLAIDESMIKFKGRNSMKQYMRDKPIKRGYKVWMLCDKTSYNLKFDIYTGKVGDTVQTGLGEHVVLSLSSELVNKGHYLYFDNYFNSYNLLAGLQQRNIYACGTVQPTRKHLPKLKTDKELSRGEFDWRVSNCGILYLKWKDKRAVHLLSNFHSPEVTTVTRRERDGSRIELPCPQAVMDYNAHMNNVDKFDQLKKSYEISRRSKKWWHRIFFHLLDVSIVNSYIIWKELGDREKMTAKVFRMSILQSLVTQKTPLRPSRLHESQVHVKKNKPYVSSRQRLDNSSHQPERTTARRCAKCSTKKKQVRTFWMCAECKVPLCLSKTKRCFQDFHKKE; this is encoded by the coding sequence atgtcaagaagaggcttacgagatgaagaaatcgaacgattattgtgtgaaattccatcagacgaggattccactgttgacaccacagatgacgaatctgattatgaagcaagcattgttgcggaggctattgtgtcgtctgaaggcgaagtttcagagagcgaggaagaaagtgagtccactccgccaaaacgcgctgctgacacagcgccaacttggggacaacaattcaatgctacctcaggaatgcagttcgacagtgaatcaggaccaagtgcttttattagggacattgatgatccagaacctatcgatatattcgaaaaaatatttccaaaagagctagttcagctaatcgttttccaaacaaatttatatgcgacgcaatctggcaagtctttcactccaacaactgacaatgaaatacgaactttcctgggaatcaacattttgatgggtataaagcgtatgccagcatacagagactactggtctagtgccccagaacttcatgatcgttatattgcatctctgatggcagtaaatcggtttggatggttactgaggaacattcatctgaatgataacacattgcatccagaaaaaggacacccaggttatgacaaactgtacaagctgcgaccagtgatcaagatactatctgaatctttttccaagtgttaccaacccagcaaacacctagcaattgatgagtcaatgatcaaattcaaaggccgcaacagtatgaaacaatacatgagagataaacccataaagcgtggttacaaagtgtggatgctgtgtgacaagacctcttacaacttgaaatttgatatttacaccggaaaagtaggtgacacagtgcaaacaggccttggggagcatgtagtgctgagtttgtcctctgaactcgtaaataaaggccattatctttatttcgacaactatttcaatagctataacttgttggctggtttacagcagagaaacatatatgcctgtgggacagttcaaccaacaaggaaacatttacccaaattaaaaacagacaaagaattaagcagaggtgaatttgactggagggtcagcaactgtggcatcctctacttgaagtggaaagataagagagctgttcatctcctttcaaattttcacagtcctgaagttactacagtgactcgccgtgaaagagatggttcacgcatagagctaccttgtcctcaagcagtgatggattacaatgcacacatgaacaatgtcgacaagttcgaccaactgaaaaaatcatatgaaataagccggagaagtaaaaagtggtggcaccgaatattctttcacctgcttgatgtcagtatcgtcaacagctatataatttggaaggaactaggcgatagagaaaaaatgactgccaaagtcttcaggatgagtatcctgcaaagcttagtaacccagaaaacaccattgaggccatctagacttcatgagagtcaagtccacgtaaagaaaaacaagccatatgtttcctcacgccagcgtctcgacaattcatcccaccagccagagcgtactaccgccagacgttgtgcgaaatgcagtacaaaaaagaagcaagtgcgcactttctggatgtgcgctgaatgcaaagtgcctttgtgccttagcaaaacaaaaaggtgctttcaagattttcacaaaaaggaataa
- the LOC124709049 gene encoding piggyBac transposable element-derived protein 4-like, translated as MGIHQLPEAASYWSSDPYVNVNAVSNVMTLGCYKKIIENLHCNDNLFQPATNDPGYDKLYKIRPLISALNKNCLKVYHPSTSLAVDESMVAFKGRTSLKQYMLMKPVKRGYKIWCLADANTGFISNFDVYTGKSVASRQEFKDCQMCERVVLELCKPFFNSNRNAIFDNFFSTFRLMKELRKRGLYSCGTVRGNRKGLPPFLASKSPSLNHGEFTFAVKSGVAAVKWHDSKAVCLISTAHNPKDVVFIKRKLKDGSTISISCPEVVHAYNSTTGGVDRFDQLQERYMVGRQSVKWWHRLFIVLLT; from the coding sequence ATGGGTATTCATCAATTACCTGAAGCAGCCAGTTACTGGAGCTCAGACccatatgtaaatgtaaatgcagtatcGAATGTTATGACACTTGGTTGCTATAAGAAAATAATAGAGAACCTTCACTGCAATGATAATTTGTTTCAGCCAGCAACAAACGATCCTGGTTATGACAAGTTGTACAAAATCAGACCACTTATCTCAGCCCTGAACAAAAACTGTTTGAAAGTATATCACCCTTCTACTTCACTAGCAGTTGATGAGTCAATGGTTGCATTCAAAGGAAGAACGAGCCTGAAACAGTACATGCTCATGAAACCTGTAAAAAGAGGCTACAAAATTTGGTGCCTTGCTGATGCAAACACaggttttatttcaaattttgatgtCTACACAGGTAAATCTGTTGCCAGTAGACAGGAATTCAAAGATTGCCAAATGTGTGAAAGAGTAGTGCTGGAACTCTGTAAACCATTTTTTAATTCCAATAGAAATGCGATTTTTGATAATTTCTTTTCAACATTTAGACTAATGAAGGAACTGAGAAAACGGGGGCTTTATAGCTGTGGTACCGTCAGAGGAAACAGAAAAGGCCTACCTCCATTTTTGGCGAGTAAATCACCAAGTCTAAACCATGGAGAGTTTACATTTGCTGTCAAATCTGGTGTTGCTGCTGTTAAGTGGCATGATAGCAAAGCAGTCTGTCTCATTTCCACTGCACATAATCCTAAAGATGTTGTATTCATCAAAAGAAAATTGAAAGATGGATCCACAATCAGCATTTCATGTCCTGAAGTAGTACATGCTTATAATAGTACTACGGGTGGAGTAGATCGTTTTGACCAGCTACAAGAAAGGTATATGGTTGGCAGGCAATCAGTAAAATGGTGGCACCGACTATTTATTGTTTTGTTGACTTAG